Proteins encoded in a region of the Dorea longicatena genome:
- a CDS encoding AAA family ATPase: MLVKVSVENFKSFDKAAELTMISSNKIRTNANHRLKIKSTQLLKYAVVYGANASGKTNLALFFKFFKDSVCNGIPIEATQMFCKNRKENKERESSFEIQITVGDKFYAYGFSAVLSRRKVTGEWLYELYQNGSAKCLFEREGSKRPVLNDGITLTNTEKNKFETYADDFEGNETSLFLTEMNRGKKYSTRSKLLFFRDVYDWIQNHISIITPDTPLIDLEYYYDDNSLKLINKLIKTFDTGISQVKIEEITLDELSNALPKSVFDKMMQHVKNRMEEQEEPSFRMTMRSKETFFNIEVEGHSEPKVTTIRLHHNKSFYEFGFDEESDGTRRLFDLMDMLLNKREDVLYVVDELERSLHPKLTERFLQLFMQLHDEQRMQLLFTTHESSIMDQAIFRRDEIWFVERNAENASSIYSLDRFKERYDKVLSKAYLEGRYGAIPVFSTFDFARATSQTDVLAQTPDDCRDSAESISVPREEE, from the coding sequence ATGTTAGTAAAAGTAAGTGTTGAAAATTTTAAATCTTTTGATAAAGCAGCAGAGCTGACAATGATTTCCTCAAATAAAATACGAACAAATGCAAATCACAGGTTAAAGATAAAAAGTACCCAGTTATTAAAATATGCAGTAGTTTATGGAGCAAATGCATCTGGAAAGACCAATCTGGCATTGTTCTTTAAATTTTTTAAAGATAGTGTCTGCAATGGTATTCCGATAGAAGCTACACAGATGTTTTGTAAGAATCGGAAGGAGAATAAGGAACGAGAAAGTAGTTTTGAAATTCAGATTACTGTAGGTGACAAATTTTATGCCTATGGTTTTTCCGCAGTTTTAAGCAGACGAAAAGTAACCGGAGAATGGTTATATGAATTATATCAGAATGGTTCAGCAAAATGTCTCTTTGAACGAGAAGGAAGCAAACGTCCGGTGTTAAATGATGGCATTACGCTGACAAACACAGAAAAAAATAAATTTGAAACCTATGCAGATGATTTTGAAGGAAATGAAACATCTTTGTTCCTGACAGAAATGAATCGCGGGAAAAAATATAGCACACGATCTAAATTATTGTTCTTCCGGGATGTATATGACTGGATTCAGAATCATATTTCAATCATTACACCGGATACGCCATTGATTGATCTGGAATATTATTATGATGATAATTCGCTGAAGCTGATTAACAAATTAATCAAAACATTTGATACGGGTATCAGCCAGGTGAAAATAGAAGAAATTACATTGGATGAGTTATCAAATGCATTGCCAAAATCAGTATTTGATAAGATGATGCAGCATGTAAAAAATAGAATGGAAGAGCAGGAAGAACCATCATTCAGAATGACGATGAGGTCGAAGGAAACTTTCTTTAATATCGAAGTGGAAGGACATTCTGAACCGAAGGTCACAACAATCCGGTTGCATCATAATAAGTCATTTTATGAGTTCGGTTTTGATGAAGAGTCTGATGGAACAAGAAGATTATTCGATTTGATGGATATGCTGTTGAATAAACGAGAAGATGTTCTTTATGTTGTGGATGAATTGGAGAGAAGCTTACATCCGAAGCTGACAGAACGATTTTTGCAATTGTTTATGCAGCTACATGATGAGCAGCGTATGCAGCTATTGTTCACTACACATGAATCATCCATTATGGATCAGGCTATTTTTAGAAGGGATGAAATCTGGTTTGTAGAACGTAATGCAGAAAATGCAAGCTCTATTTATTCCTTAGATCGTTTCAAGGAGAGGTATGATAAAGTGTTGAGCAAGGCATATCTGGAAGGAAGATATGGTGCGATACCGGTATTTTCAACATTCGATTTTGCGCGAGCAACGAGTCAGACGGATGTGCTTGCACAGACACCTGACGACTGCCGCGACAGTGCAGAAAGTATTTCTGTACCGAGAGAGGAGGAGTAG
- a CDS encoding ion channel codes for MAPVRSYTNWNKRTTDEKTQAEDYKFQKENNEKRYGDRKLKFPKWINAFVINQIIQIFLGIMIALLIVFFPVKFTNSKAIQVMIVGIKIIVMSIMMIKKIRTEPLASLSIISLVGFGIWLWSLTISQKTLLKMVTGTAWEFQYIFFMFICCMVAIWVWLSLWGVKKYSNKKKREKIKFVICVCLEYVIIVGVVISVYANLYVAYHNNVYFAFQMNLLEIQGENVSLHRKKIEKKIDGKTWSVNGNYDEQDKEKLCPLDIMIQDENGKKGIIEPDLNIALNEDNMGSANNEKYIYFSFVSFFSSGYGDIYPISSITRNWAVQEMIISHMIMVVLIPILLTSVQEFIQKQEPEVK; via the coding sequence TTGGCTCCAGTAAGAAGTTATACGAATTGGAATAAAAGAACTACAGATGAAAAAACACAGGCAGAGGACTATAAATTTCAAAAAGAAAACAACGAAAAAAGGTACGGAGATAGAAAATTAAAGTTTCCCAAATGGATAAATGCATTTGTAATAAATCAGATTATACAGATATTTCTGGGTATAATGATAGCACTATTAATAGTGTTTTTTCCAGTGAAGTTTACTAATTCTAAAGCAATACAAGTTATGATAGTAGGTATTAAGATAATTGTTATGTCTATAATGATGATTAAGAAAATTAGAACAGAGCCACTGGCTTCACTTTCTATTATTAGCCTTGTTGGTTTTGGAATTTGGCTTTGGTCACTTACTATTTCTCAGAAAACGTTATTGAAGATGGTGACAGGAACGGCGTGGGAATTTCAGTATATATTTTTTATGTTTATATGTTGTATGGTAGCTATATGGGTATGGCTGTCATTATGGGGAGTGAAAAAATACAGTAATAAGAAAAAAAGAGAGAAAATAAAATTTGTAATATGTGTATGTTTAGAATATGTAATTATAGTGGGGGTTGTAATTAGTGTATATGCTAATTTGTATGTGGCATATCATAATAACGTATATTTTGCGTTTCAAATGAATTTACTTGAAATACAAGGTGAAAATGTCTCTTTACATAGAAAGAAAATAGAGAAAAAAATTGATGGAAAAACGTGGAGTGTGAATGGGAATTATGATGAACAAGATAAAGAAAAATTGTGTCCGTTAGACATTATGATACAAGATGAAAACGGAAAAAAAGGCATTATAGAACCAGATTTAAATATTGCTTTAAATGAAGATAATATGGGTAGTGCCAATAATGAAAAATATATTTATTTTAGTTTTGTGTCTTTCTTTTCGTCGGGATATGGAGATATTTATCCTATTTCATCTATTACGAGAAACTGGGCAGTGCAAGAAATGATAATATCACATATGATTATGGTGGTGTTGATTCCGATATTGCTTACAAGTGTGCAAGAATTCATACAAAAACAAGAACCAGAAGTAAAATGA
- a CDS encoding AAA family ATPase, producing the protein MLKKFTLKNYKNFKDEITIDFENIAGYQFNTDCLSDGIIGKMLIYGRNATGKTNLGRAILDIGSTMFGGTRYASNGILLNADSKEDAAMFQYEFRFEDTELSYKYSRLSNQELREEELSVNGKSIFKCNFGLREYNFDNLDYIDAETANIDRYLQSLEVGEDDEISEPKLPFLRWLISNVALKNDSALIRLSNYVRRMMMITVGNGMQYRFGRMNQSFYESLENPEHLKNFEDFLNAMGIECKLVLKKLPDGQRELYFSHEQLVPFYENASSGTLALAELYRRLVPKVWDASLIYLDEFDAFYHYEMAENVIRFFKQKYPKCQMIMTSHNTNLMTNRIMRPDCLFILSRKGTLTALCNATQRELREGHNLEKMYISGEFEKYE; encoded by the coding sequence ATGCTAAAAAAATTCACGTTAAAGAATTACAAAAATTTTAAAGATGAAATTACGATAGATTTTGAAAATATTGCAGGTTATCAGTTTAATACAGATTGTCTTTCAGATGGTATCATCGGCAAAATGTTGATTTATGGACGTAATGCGACTGGTAAGACGAACCTTGGAAGAGCAATTCTTGATATTGGTTCAACAATGTTTGGCGGAACAAGATATGCGAGTAATGGAATTTTACTCAACGCAGATTCCAAAGAAGATGCAGCAATGTTTCAATATGAATTCAGATTTGAAGATACAGAATTAAGTTACAAATATTCGAGATTATCAAATCAGGAATTACGTGAAGAAGAATTATCTGTAAATGGAAAAAGCATTTTTAAATGTAATTTTGGTTTGCGAGAATACAATTTTGATAATTTAGATTATATTGATGCAGAAACTGCCAATATAGATCGTTATTTACAATCTTTGGAAGTTGGAGAAGATGATGAGATCAGCGAACCCAAACTTCCATTTTTGAGATGGCTGATCAGTAATGTGGCTTTGAAAAATGATTCAGCTCTTATCCGGTTATCGAATTATGTTAGAAGAATGATGATGATTACAGTAGGAAATGGGATGCAGTATCGCTTTGGAAGAATGAATCAAAGTTTTTATGAGAGTCTGGAAAATCCGGAACATCTGAAGAATTTTGAAGATTTTTTAAATGCAATGGGTATAGAATGTAAATTGGTATTAAAAAAATTACCAGACGGACAAAGAGAACTGTATTTTTCACATGAACAATTAGTTCCATTTTATGAAAATGCATCAAGTGGTACATTGGCATTAGCAGAGTTATATCGGAGACTGGTTCCGAAAGTATGGGATGCGTCTTTGATCTATTTAGATGAATTTGATGCGTTTTACCATTATGAAATGGCAGAAAATGTGATTCGTTTCTTTAAACAGAAGTATCCAAAATGCCAAATGATTATGACATCGCATAATACGAACTTGATGACAAATAGAATTATGAGACCGGATTGCCTGTTTATTTTATCAAGAAAGGGAACATTAACAGCTCTTTGTAATGCGACTCAACGGGAGCTGAGAGAAGGTCACAATCTTGAAAAGATGTATATTAGTGGGGAGTTTGAAAAATATGAATAA
- a CDS encoding P-loop NTPase fold protein, producing MYCDEIEQVIKEYLDNPKSEYAVMIDGEWGVGKTYFLTHSLMNIMETIDNGKSKRRKYAYVSLYGIKSAEEVSREIIFQYFGRKGKKKLETADTVMTTASNILTASLGAINIDLSKIKETISKIDINNWIICFDDLERCYLSINEILGYINRLVEHNNCKVVILANEKEIGKINLNQRLENKYQVVMSGRKLNLENESNEDENLDIKKLQSVTKMLFNEDILYKSIREKVIGLTIKFEPQMDRVYDSIINEYNADTQFKQYLNDNKTLILHHFKKSKCCNLRTLNFILETVRKVYREMISKSFNTVKYFNKIMNEFLEYIVLFAIYYRNGGSVKDLELTTEIGYVHLGNGIFNRIRGFKFLEKYCTTLSFSEGEFVDVVDQLRIEYAEKEAQYDSSKRGEAYGKLRNWWEKEDDEVNFLVKELKEEIKQNKYLFYEYQGIIGQLMVLQYWKHDVGNIDDFINIMNRNIENSKEVVDVERHSFSFEKNPELRKEYDKYIDQLKFQAKKKNQTIKAGEISEILKSDNGIEKLADYCEEHYNDFIMRYGFIDLLDIDILIDKMKKASVMELRLIIDIFKTVYGAKNINDFFTNDKEIICTFKRKVEEMQVNGINKDLAKHALVDYLKDIIERLGDIQ from the coding sequence ATGTATTGTGATGAAATAGAGCAAGTTATAAAAGAATATTTGGATAATCCTAAATCTGAGTATGCTGTTATGATAGATGGAGAATGGGGAGTTGGTAAAACTTATTTTTTAACCCATTCTTTGATGAATATAATGGAAACAATTGATAATGGTAAGTCAAAAAGAAGAAAATATGCATATGTTTCATTGTATGGAATTAAATCGGCAGAAGAAGTTTCAAGAGAGATAATATTTCAATATTTTGGAAGAAAAGGTAAGAAAAAGTTGGAAACTGCAGATACGGTTATGACGACAGCGAGTAATATTCTTACAGCATCATTGGGAGCTATAAACATTGATTTATCTAAAATAAAAGAAACAATTTCAAAAATAGATATAAACAATTGGATAATTTGCTTTGATGATTTGGAAAGATGTTATTTGTCTATTAATGAAATATTGGGTTATATAAATCGTCTGGTTGAGCATAATAATTGTAAGGTTGTTATCTTAGCGAATGAAAAAGAAATTGGAAAAATTAATTTGAATCAAAGATTAGAAAATAAATATCAAGTTGTTATGTCTGGAAGAAAATTGAATCTGGAAAATGAATCTAACGAAGATGAAAACTTGGATATTAAAAAATTACAAAGTGTAACGAAGATGCTTTTTAATGAAGATATATTGTATAAGTCAATAAGAGAAAAAGTAATTGGTTTAACAATAAAATTTGAACCACAGATGGATAGAGTATATGATTCAATAATAAATGAATATAATGCAGATACACAATTTAAACAATATTTAAACGATAATAAAACATTAATATTGCATCATTTTAAGAAATCAAAATGTTGTAATTTGAGAACACTTAATTTTATATTAGAAACAGTTCGAAAAGTTTATAGAGAAATGATTTCGAAAAGTTTTAATACAGTTAAGTATTTCAATAAAATTATGAATGAGTTTTTAGAATATATTGTTTTGTTTGCTATTTATTATCGTAATGGTGGTTCTGTAAAAGATCTTGAACTGACGACTGAAATAGGGTATGTACATTTAGGAAATGGTATTTTTAATCGCATAAGAGGGTTCAAGTTTCTAGAAAAATATTGTACAACCTTAAGTTTTTCCGAAGGAGAGTTTGTGGATGTTGTAGACCAGTTGCGAATAGAGTATGCTGAGAAAGAGGCTCAATATGATAGTTCAAAAAGAGGAGAAGCATATGGAAAACTAAGAAACTGGTGGGAGAAAGAAGATGACGAGGTAAATTTTTTAGTAAAAGAATTAAAGGAAGAAATTAAGCAAAATAAATATTTATTTTATGAGTATCAGGGAATTATAGGACAATTAATGGTTTTGCAATACTGGAAACATGATGTTGGCAATATTGATGATTTCATAAATATAATGAATCGGAATATAGAGAATTCGAAAGAAGTGGTTGATGTTGAAAGGCATAGTTTTTCATTTGAAAAAAATCCTGAATTACGGAAAGAATATGATAAATATATAGATCAATTAAAATTTCAAGCTAAAAAAAAGAATCAAACCATAAAGGCAGGAGAAATATCAGAAATATTAAAATCAGATAATGGAATTGAAAAATTAGCAGATTATTGTGAGGAACATTATAACGATTTTATAATGAGATATGGTTTTATTGATTTGTTGGATATAGATATTTTAATTGATAAAATGAAAAAAGCTTCTGTAATGGAGTTACGTCTTATAATAGATATTTTTAAAACAGTATATGGTGCTAAAAACATAAACGATTTTTTTACAAATGATAAGGAAATAATTTGTACATTTAAAAGAAAAGTAGAGGAAATGCAGGTAAATGGGATAAACAAAGATTTAGCTAAGCATGCATTAGTTGATTATTTAAAAGATATAATTGAACGCTTAGGTGATATTCAATAA
- a CDS encoding DUF3991 and TOPRIM domain-containing protein, producing MPYIPPSVVQEVKRMDLLTYLKNYEPYELVHFSGNTYTTRTHDSLKISNGKWMWWSQRTGGRSALDYLIKVRGYSFLEAVELLAERANIQPSLSVSENVPMEKQLLLPKKNQDDQKVIAYLSGRGIDKEIIQFCLESGRVYESAFHHNAVFVGMDEKDNPKYAAIRGIGTSFIGEANGSDKNYSFSIFTEKSCDTVHLFESAIDLLSYATVLKLDGKEWRIEHLLSLAGVYQPAKEIEKSKVPAALERALKMHPEVKSIVLHLDNDRIGRLATKAISAVLPKQYQVKDVPPKQGKDYNDLLCIKLNLAITKREKSTKKSMSGHENMRDRR from the coding sequence ATGCCATATATACCACCATCAGTTGTGCAAGAGGTCAAGCGGATGGACTTGCTCACATACCTGAAAAATTATGAACCATACGAATTGGTTCACTTTTCTGGTAACACCTACACTACCAGAACACACGATAGTTTGAAAATATCAAATGGGAAATGGATGTGGTGGAGTCAGAGAACCGGTGGCAGATCAGCACTGGATTATCTGATCAAAGTAAGAGGATACAGTTTTTTAGAGGCGGTTGAATTGCTTGCAGAACGGGCAAATATTCAGCCGTCTCTTTCTGTATCTGAGAATGTTCCGATGGAGAAACAGTTACTGTTGCCAAAGAAGAATCAAGATGATCAGAAAGTGATTGCGTATCTTTCAGGACGTGGGATTGATAAGGAAATCATTCAGTTTTGTTTAGAGTCCGGAAGAGTTTATGAAAGTGCATTTCATCACAACGCGGTGTTTGTAGGGATGGATGAGAAAGATAATCCGAAATATGCAGCCATTAGGGGAATCGGAACCAGTTTTATCGGAGAAGCAAATGGAAGTGATAAGAACTATTCTTTTTCCATTTTCACAGAAAAATCATGTGATACGGTACATCTATTTGAGTCAGCCATTGATTTGTTATCTTATGCGACAGTGTTGAAATTGGATGGGAAGGAGTGGAGAATAGAACATTTATTGTCACTGGCAGGTGTCTATCAGCCAGCAAAAGAAATTGAAAAAAGTAAAGTCCCTGCAGCGTTGGAAAGAGCGCTAAAAATGCATCCAGAGGTGAAGTCAATCGTTCTGCATTTGGACAATGATCGTATTGGAAGACTTGCCACAAAAGCAATTTCTGCAGTGCTTCCAAAGCAATATCAGGTAAAAGATGTACCGCCAAAACAAGGAAAAGATTACAACGATCTGCTCTGCATCAAGTTAAATCTGGCAATTACAAAGCGAGAAAAAAGCACGAAAAAGAGTATGTCTGGTCATGAAAATATGAGAGATAGAAGGTGA
- a CDS encoding DUF3789 domain-containing protein — translation MLKFICGVLVGGIIGVVLMCLLQINKIQ, via the coding sequence ATGTTGAAGTTTATTTGTGGAGTATTAGTAGGTGGCATTATAGGAGTAGTGTTGATGTGCCTGTTACAGATTAACAAGATTCAGTAG
- a CDS encoding DUF5688 family protein translates to MIAKEMIAEKVFAEGVAKDIRNFLPAKYENAEFQVMQMNKNNGVQMVGVQVRLQEENVCPVVYVEPFFNEIRLGEPVEKVMNEIARCMEEAGNVPFLHSGINPMDYDSVKEHLAVMLVNTQANKRMLQEMPHENMEDLSAICYVDFPVESNDGKATMKVKNEHLKMWNVDAKEMFQQARANTQPVNTPILQSMDEMLLSIFNEEGHATNLLDENVDFGLRSHDMLYALTNVEKQYGASMITQPEVLNKLEQLFPEGFYVLPSSVHEVLIVPDNGEMEPKMLGEMVREVNKNEVERQEVLSDRVYSYDKEKHQIRQEPDSIQKVKEMER, encoded by the coding sequence ATGATTGCAAAAGAAATGATAGCAGAAAAGGTATTTGCGGAAGGTGTAGCAAAAGACATCCGGAATTTTCTTCCAGCTAAATATGAGAATGCAGAATTTCAGGTAATGCAGATGAATAAAAATAATGGAGTCCAGATGGTAGGAGTCCAGGTAAGACTGCAGGAAGAAAATGTGTGCCCAGTTGTCTATGTAGAACCGTTCTTCAATGAAATACGTTTGGGTGAACCCGTTGAGAAAGTGATGAATGAAATTGCAAGATGCATGGAAGAAGCAGGCAATGTTCCGTTTTTGCACAGTGGTATCAACCCAATGGATTATGATTCAGTGAAGGAGCATCTGGCAGTGATGCTTGTGAACACCCAGGCAAACAAACGAATGTTACAGGAAATGCCTCATGAAAATATGGAAGATCTGTCGGCTATCTGTTATGTGGATTTTCCGGTAGAGTCTAACGATGGAAAAGCGACTATGAAGGTGAAAAATGAACATCTTAAGATGTGGAATGTGGATGCAAAGGAAATGTTCCAGCAGGCCAGAGCAAATACACAGCCTGTAAATACACCGATTCTTCAGTCAATGGACGAAATGTTGTTGAGTATTTTTAATGAAGAAGGACATGCAACAAACCTGTTAGATGAAAATGTTGATTTTGGACTTCGTTCACATGATATGCTGTATGCACTTACGAATGTAGAAAAGCAATATGGAGCATCTATGATCACGCAGCCAGAAGTTTTAAATAAATTGGAACAGCTTTTTCCAGAAGGATTTTATGTGTTACCGTCATCTGTGCATGAAGTTCTGATTGTTCCGGATAATGGAGAGATGGAACCGAAAATGCTTGGTGAAATGGTACGGGAAGTAAATAAAAATGAAGTGGAACGGCAGGAGGTTCTCTCAGACAGAGTTTACAGTTACGATAAAGAAAAACACCAGATTCGCCAGGAACCAGATTCTATACAGAAAGTAAAGGAGATGGAGCGTTGA
- a CDS encoding plasmid mobilization protein has protein sequence MRKRNVAILFRLNKKEAEALDKKVKRSGLNREAYLRQLISGVVPRDAPPPDYYSMMRELHKIGNNLNQIAQKAHVLNVVDVQRYDKEVRKFNEAVRKITEAVILPEKNESWQ, from the coding sequence TTGAGAAAACGTAATGTAGCAATCCTTTTCCGATTGAACAAAAAAGAAGCAGAGGCATTGGATAAGAAAGTAAAGAGAAGCGGACTGAACCGGGAAGCTTACCTGAGACAGTTGATTTCTGGTGTTGTTCCAAGAGACGCACCGCCGCCAGATTATTATTCTATGATGCGGGAGCTGCATAAGATTGGAAATAACTTAAATCAGATCGCACAGAAAGCACATGTGTTAAATGTGGTAGATGTGCAGCGTTACGATAAGGAAGTGCGGAAGTTCAATGAAGCAGTCCGTAAGATTACAGAAGCAGTGATACTTCCAGAGAAAAATGAATCATGGCAGTGA